The following coding sequences lie in one Leucoraja erinacea ecotype New England chromosome 20, Leri_hhj_1, whole genome shotgun sequence genomic window:
- the LOC129706752 gene encoding hemoglobin subunit alpha-like, with the protein MVLSEANKQAIHHVAAEIKLNTAVLGADALARLFELHPQTKTYFPSFKSYHAADPKVIAHGTKVFEALVKATEHLDDLPHHLDKLAEKHGHELLVDPHNFVLFSDIIVVTLALHLPPFTPATHTAIDKFLEEVGHELSSKYR; encoded by the exons ATGGTCCTCTCAGAAGCCAACAAGCAAGCAATACACCATGTGGCTGCAGAAATAAAGTTAAATACTGCAGTTTTGGGTGCAGATGCTTTAGCCAG GCTGTTTGAACTCCATCCTCAAACCAAGACATACTTCCCGAGTTTCAAGAGCTACCATGCCGCTGATCCAAAGGTCATAGCTCATGGCACCAAGGTATTTGAGGCCTTGGTGAAGGCAACTGAACACTTGGACGACCTGCCCCATCACCTGGACAAGCTGGCCGAGAAACATGGTCATGAACTCCTTGTGGATCCTCACAACTTTGTG CTGTTTTCTGACATCATTGTGGTCACCCTGGCCCTTCATCTGCCTCCGTTCACCCCTGCAACTCATACTGCCATCGACAAATTCCTTGAGGAAGTTGGACATGAATTGAGCTCCAAGTACCGCTGA